The genome window CAGCCCAGCATGCCTGGACCAGggacactgctgcagctctcctcTTGTTGATACAAGCATTGCTCTATGAATTTCTGCCAAAAATAGACACCCCTCTACCCAGAGACAGCTTTACTACCATTTTTCTTGTGCACAAACTCTACAGCATTTCTACTTCCCCTCCATGAACTCTGAGTGCAAAAGCTGAGTGAATACCTGTCGGAATCTTTTCTTTATCTCCTCATCTGTGGCTTCAGGATCCATCTGCAGCACCTAAAAGAGACCATGAAAGCAGAGCAAGTTTGATGCTGCTCTCCATGTTTCAGGTTCCTGTCAGCAAGCTCTAACACTCTcatgaggagtggctgaagtCACTTGGTTTGCTCAGCCTGAGGAAAGGACACTGAGGGGAGAACTCATTACACCCAACCATCCTTCCAAGGGAGCTCAGGGGCTGGCACTGAGCTCTTCACTCTCATGGCCAGGGAAATGAAGAAACTGCATGAAActgagtcaggggaggtttaagTTGGAGGTGAGGGAAATATTcctcccccagagggtgctggcactgcccaggctgcccaggcaatgggcacggccccgaggctgccacagctccagggatgcccaggctgggcttgctgggggctctgggcagggtttggctTTTGGGATTGAtcatccctgtgggtcccttccagctcagcacattCCATGATTGTGTGAGAGTGAGGGATGGGGGAGATGAAGGATGGGGGAGAAAtttgggcagcgctgcagggatggccagggtggggttgttggggggtctgggcagggtttggggtgggacaggatgatccttggggtccctcccagcccagggtggggttgttggggtgtctgtgcagggtcAGGGCTTGCACCCAATGATCCTTTCAAGCCagcccattctgtgattctgtgccaCTTGGTTCActggcacacagacacacaccagAGAGCTCACCCCACAACGACATGAATTTTCACCCAGTAAAACAGAAACATTTCACAATCTTTCTGACATTTGTGACACTACTTTTAGCAGTGCTAGATTCCTCTGGCTATGCCAAGGTCTTGTGTAGACAGCCATGATCCATAAATGGGTCTGAACCTCCAACCAGTCCTGTAGCAATGCTCAGTCTGACAGAAACAAAAGTGTGTGGTGGCTTGGGGACAATGCCAGGCCACTCAGAATGCTGGATAGGAAACacacttttaaataaaaatttattaattttatcaTTTTGAAAGAAGACACTGGAGTTTTACTGTTTGGTTTCCATGAGTGACACCACTTGTTTATTGATCTTTACAGGTGTGGCAGAGTTTAGGAACTCTTTTGTGAATTAATTTACTGAACATAAGATTTAAGCAACAAGTGAGCAGATGCTGGTCTGACTCAAAGAATCTGTAAATAAAAACCATTCTCCCACAGGAAAGCTACAATCTACTCTGAAACAGCTTTCTTAATTTACTGTTTAAGACCTGTACAAAGCTGATCATTGTCAAAGTGAATCTGCTGACTCATCTGGCTGAACTGAGACTACAAAAGCACCTGAGGCTTGAAAAAGGCAGTGAGGATGAACCAGGAAGGAACACACCCAGGGAAAGCCAAATCCAgataaatataatattatttattattgtttATTTACTGCCTTCCTCAGGCTTTCCTGCTTACTAAGACTTTATAATTGATTGTAACTGGAATCAAACCCTATAAAGTGCAAGGGGATTGTCCATCACCCAATGGTTCCTCACTGGTGTAACCACTGAGAGACCTTTTCTTACTCTATCCACTACCCAAGTTCAGTGGGATGAACAcccaaaataaaacacacaaCTCTAAATGCTGAATTAAGACAGCAATGACCAGAACCTGCCAAaatgccagctccagctgctcccttccTGTTCAGAAAGTACCCAGCCAGATcttccagtgctgctgcacgAGGGAAATGTGACAACAGAGTTTGTCCTGCCATCAAACACTGAGAAAGACACAAACACCATCCTGCTGTCCTCTGCAAACCTTCTGCACACTAATCTGTACCCAGGGAAATGTCTTCTTTCCTTATGTTGTCTTTTACTGGAATAAACACTCAGGAAAAAAAGCTCATCCATCAATTCAGAATGTTCAAACTAACCTCAAAAGGGTTCAAGTTGAAATATGAAGATCCAGGTCGGGTCAGCCGGTCAATTTGGTTTTTTGATGTTAAAACAGAATCTCGTTTTTCAATTTGCTTTACCTGAAGAACAGAGACACCTGTATCAACTGACCATCACAACACCCTTATCTGTTCATTCATGCTGTTTGTATACAGTCATCCTTGTCCTGTACTACAATTCATAATGCCCCTTGCTTACCCCAACCTGTAGTTATTTTTTCAGGCACTAACAGCACATATTAGCACTAGCAGCACATATTTTTTTAGCCTTTTCAACAGCCCAACAGTATTTTCAACATCACATTTTATCTATAAAACGTGCTGCAGAACAGTTCTGTTTGTTCCTTCCACGGCCTTCTCCACAGCTTCCCTCCTCCCCATGCACCTCCAGCAGTTCTGTGATTCCTTGGAAACCACGGCGttcttgcttttaaccccttgTTGGCAGTGCAGCCCTTTAAACACGTTAAGTGACTAATGCAAACACACAAGCCCGCTTTTAATAACCACACGTTATTTCGTTCAGTTTTTACCCTTCACTGTACCGCACCGACCAAACcatgtatttatatttaacGTTCACCTTTATTTAAACAAACGTGCATACTTTTTGCATTTGCTACAGCCCAACAGTGTTTTTAACATCACGTTTTACCTATAAAAGATACTGCAGAACAGTTCTGTTAACAGAACAGCATTTCTCCACAGCCGTGCGTTCCCTCTCCCCATGCCCCTCAGGAGCGCGTTCAGGCCGTGCCCGGAGCATCGGGCCCGGTAGAGGGAGGGGACCCAGGGAGGGACCCAGGCCCTGCCGGTGACAGCTCGCCCACAGCGAGGCCGAGCGGGACCGCGAGCGCACCGAGGGCCCCGGGGCTGAGGGAGGGCCGGACCGAGCGCCAACCCACCGGCACCCGCCCCCATAGCGGCTGGGCCCGTCCCGCCCGCCGGCGGCCCCCGAGCccggcgcggcccggccccTCCCGGGCGCAGTTCCCGGGGCACGGGCCGTAGCGCACCTCGTTGTAGAAGGTCAGGAACGCGTCCTCGGCCGCGCCCgcgccgggccccgccgccgccatcgCCGCCCACACGTGACCGCGCCGTCACCACACGTGACCGCGGCGCGCGCCGCAGCGACAGGCTCCGCCCCCAAGCGGCGCGCGCGCGGGCACGGGGCCCCGCCTTGTGACGTCACAAAGACCGCCCACCGCCTGGCCCTGAGGGCGGGAGGAGGGGCGGGGCTGCGGCTGCGCAGGCGCGGTGGGGCGGGCCCGCCCGGCGGCCCGTCCGGCGCTCCAAGGGCAGGCGGCGATGGCGGCCgtggcggtggcggcggcgcggggcggccTGCGAGGGGCTCTGCTGGCGCAGCAGCAGCGCTGGAGCTCGGGATCGGGCGCGGACCAGGTGCGTGTTCCGACAGTGCCCCTTCTGTCCTCCGGCTGTCCCTCCCTTTGTCCGTTCTCCCCTCTGTCCCTTTGCCCCTCCGTCATTCTGTCGCTCTGTCCCTCTGCCTGTCCTCCCGCGCTCACCGCCGTCTCTCCCGCAGCTGGGCGAGCTGGGAAAAGGCGCCGGCaagggcggcggtggcggcggctcCATCCGCGAGGCCGGCGGTGCCTTCGGGAAGAAGCAGGCGGCCGAGGAGGAGCGGTACTTCAGGTGAGGGGCCCGGCCTGCGGAGCCGCTCCCCGCGGGCCCGgggcacggcccggccgcctctgggctgtggggctgcacgtCCTGCCCTCCTctcttgcagggaaaaggagcGGGAGCAGCTCTCTGCCTTACGGAAACACCACGAGGAAGAGATTCACCACCACCAGAAAGAGATTGAGCGTCTGCAGAAAGAAATCGAGCGCCATAAGCATAAGATCAAGCAGCTTAAAGATGACTAAGCTGGTGCTGTTGTTGAATGTGCATGGCCAATACTGATCATGGTGTAAATCAGCGTGAAGACTGTATTTTTTGGTCAACATAATCCAAATCCATACAATTATGGTCTGCAACAACATCAAATAAACTACTCAGTCTCACTTTCTTGCTCAGTAACTGttcaatgaaaacaaaacatatCAACCTCACTATCTGGTTTTAAGCTTCATTTTCTTCCAAAGTAAAGCTGCACTCTTGAGTAGGCAGGCCTGTATAGAACTATTTTTTAGATTTGCATGAAAGAAATGACCTTTTGTACTAAGTGGGATAACTAAAGTTGCAGGAAGAGTTGGGAGAAAATGGTATGTGTGTAGCAATCCATTCACGGAGAAGTAACTTTGTTTCAAGTAAACTTTGTGTCCTAGAGGGGTGTTATCTCCACTGAACTAGTAGGAGATTAAAACAAAAGGTTCACTTGTTGCACTTAGTGTTTAGTGCCATAAATTGAGAGAGGAAAACAGTATTCATAAACAGAGAGAATAAAGTGTTCAAGTTATCTTGTGGAGGTCCTAGTTCCTGGAGCAAGACAGCAGAGATCCTGACTTCATGTGAATGTTCTTTTCCACAGCTGCCCAGTAGATTTGGggttcttttttcctgtctcaAATTCTCTGTTCCTTAGCTAAGTCTCTTTCCAAAGAAGGATGGATTAAGACTAATTTTATACAGTTTCAATCAATTTTGACATTTTAATGTAGGAAACTCATCATAAAACACACAGTAAGTGACCTGAAACACTGACAAGAAGGGGACTTTCTGTATCAACAGGCAGGTAAGAACAGAATTGTTCTGTCATCCCTGTCATGTGTAAATCTGCCCAGACAGGTTTCCAGTGCAGCACTGCTGAGAGCTGCCTGTGTGACAGTGAGGGGTGGCAGTAACACTGAGCTGGGTGGGTCCCGCCTGGAACTGCCCTGTCTGAAAGTGCAGGAGGCAAATGGTGCCTTGGATGGTGAAAGTGGTTTAAAGGGTGTGGCTGAAGGTGCCCCAGTTTCTCCTGTGTTCCCTGATACATCCCCAGCCAGCTGCGCCCTTTGGGCTGCCCTCCCTTGCTGA of Zonotrichia albicollis isolate bZonAlb1 chromosome 20, bZonAlb1.hap1, whole genome shotgun sequence contains these proteins:
- the ATP5IF1 gene encoding ATPase inhibitor, mitochondrial translates to MAAVAVAAARGGLRGALLAQQQRWSSGSGADQLGELGKGAGKGGGGGGSIREAGGAFGKKQAAEEERYFREKEREQLSALRKHHEEEIHHHQKEIERLQKEIERHKHKIKQLKDD